One segment of Monomorium pharaonis isolate MP-MQ-018 chromosome 6, ASM1337386v2, whole genome shotgun sequence DNA contains the following:
- the LOC118646376 gene encoding uncharacterized protein LOC118646376 has product MTDILNIGDEPIFDDRIVKIETHTYNPFANTTFGHSDEIRIHQPIHQQDLYTLPFESFLYIEGKVTIKKPAKGFSVVLGNNCVAFMFDEIRYELDGVEIDRNRNVGITSTLKNCATVSSDKNVILRNAGWISGWDVNGYFNYCVPFNMLLGFCEDYRRVVINARHELILIRARNDNNSLMGSSELEPTIDIFKIQWRMPHVLLNEIHKLSMLRTLESGRYLSMAFRSWDLYEFPLLQQTTKHSWAIKTATQLEKPRYVIFALQTGRKNIVSEDPSRFDHCKLTNVKLYLNSECYPYDDMNLDFDKNKWAILYDMYARFCKGYYGYEYLEPNLTTSTFLLNGPFVIIDCFRQNESFKSATVDVRIEFECKENVSMNTTAYCLIIHDRVVQYNSLTNVVRKIT; this is encoded by the coding sequence ATGACTGACATTCTAAACATCGGAGACGAGCCGATCTTCGATGATCGGATCGTCAAGATCGAGACTCATACGTACAATCCGTTTGCCAACACAACGTTCGGGCACAGCGACGAGATTCGAATACACCAACCCATACACCAACAGGATCTGTACACATTGCCGTTCGAAAGTTTTCTATACATCGAGGGAAAAGTGACAATAAAGAAACCAGCCAAGGGATTTTCGGTGGTACTGGGAAATAATTGTGTCGCGTTCATGTTCGATGAGATTCGATACGAACTCGACGGTGTAgaaattgatcgcaacagaaatgttggaataaccagcacACTGAAAAACTGTGCAACGGTGTCGTCAGACAAAAACGTGATTCTGAGAAACGCCGGATGGATTTCGGGTTGGGACGTGAAtggatactttaattattgcgTACCATTCAACATGTTGTTGGGGTTTTGCGAGGATTACAGACGCGTGGTGATCAACGCTCGTCacgagttaattttaatacgcgcgcgtaacgATAACAACAGTCTGATGGGAAGTTCAGAGTTGGAACCCACGATTGATATATTCAAGATACAATGGCGCATGCCTCACGTACTGCTGAACGAGATACATAAGTTGTCGATGCTGCGTACTCTGGAGAGCGGACGGTACCTGAGCATGGCTTTTCGTTCGTGGGATCTGTACGAGTTTCCACTATTGCAGCAAACAACTAAGCATTCGTGGGCCATCAAGACCGCTACTCAGCTCGAGAAGCCACGATATGTTATCTTTGCTCTGCAGACGGGTCGAAAGAACATTGTGTCCGAGGATCCAAGCCGATTCGATCATTGCAAATTGACAAACGTGAAACTGTATCTGAACTCGGAATGTTATCCATACGACGATATGAACttggatttcgataaaaataaatgggcCATTCTGTACGACATGTACGCGCGTTTCTGCAAGGGTTATTATGGATACGAGTATCTCGAGCCGAACCTCACCACTTCAACTTTTCTACTTAACGGTCCATTCGTAATCATCGATTGCTTTCGACAAAATGAATCGTTCAAGAGCGCAACCGTGGACGTGCGCATAGAATTTGAATGCAAAGAGAATGTGTCGATGAATACCACCGCGTACTGCCTCATCATACACGACCGCGTGGTTCAGTACAATTCGTTGACAAATGTTGTGCGCAAAATCACCTAA